A window of Chitinophaga sp. MM2321 contains these coding sequences:
- a CDS encoding OmpH family outer membrane protein → MKFICTIMLLLIGSSSLFAQTKTAYINFQQLIGQMPEAKLANDTIQHYEQELNKDGQLLVAEYTEKLQAFDSLQATMSPEMKAVKAKDIQNAQANIQLYRERVEQKLNAREQQLLVPIMEKAKKAIKAAANEKGYTLVIDNSRDAVLIGEEADDLMKAVKVKLGIK, encoded by the coding sequence ATGAAATTTATCTGTACCATTATGCTGTTGCTGATTGGCAGCTCTTCCCTTTTCGCACAAACCAAAACGGCCTATATCAATTTCCAGCAATTGATCGGACAAATGCCGGAAGCCAAACTGGCCAACGACACTATTCAGCACTATGAACAGGAATTAAATAAAGACGGACAGTTACTGGTAGCGGAATACACGGAGAAGTTGCAGGCATTTGACAGTCTGCAGGCCACGATGAGCCCCGAGATGAAAGCTGTCAAGGCAAAAGATATACAAAACGCACAGGCTAATATTCAGTTATACCGGGAAAGAGTAGAACAAAAGCTCAATGCCAGGGAACAGCAACTACTGGTGCCTATTATGGAAAAAGCAAAAAAGGCTATAAAAGCCGCAGCTAACGAAAAAGGCTATACGCTTGTAATTGATAACTCCAGGGATGCGGTATTAATCGGGGAAGAGGCCGACGATCTGATGAAAGCGGTAAAAGTGAAACTGGGGATAAAGTAG
- a CDS encoding GNAT family N-acetyltransferase has translation MKDFKIIDNKEARQFEAHIAGQMAKVIYERNGSRIFLTGAEVPPVLEKQGVLPMMLGKVMEEISAQNIRMVPSSKKVAEFVRSNPQWKTLLAHGLHI, from the coding sequence ATGAAGGATTTCAAAATTATTGACAACAAGGAAGCCAGGCAGTTTGAGGCGCATATCGCCGGACAGATGGCCAAGGTTATTTATGAAAGAAATGGCAGCCGTATTTTCCTGACAGGTGCAGAAGTGCCTCCTGTATTGGAAAAGCAAGGTGTCTTACCGATGATGCTGGGTAAAGTGATGGAGGAAATTTCTGCACAGAATATCCGAATGGTTCCTTCCAGCAAAAAGGTAGCTGAATTTGTACGCAGTAATCCCCAGTGGAAAACATTACTGGCGCACGGTCTGCATATATAA
- a CDS encoding SMP-30/gluconolactonase/LRE family protein — MQIFQSELFSKASYELGESAFWWPERATWCWVDILGYALYMVDKEGHAQKFDMGEYVSTIVPVEGSNELMLGLKARVASFTPEQGLGRTLAVLDNNPSLRCNDGKCDPAGRLWIGTMHLITQAGTGSLYCLDQTRPPVIKVAQLDVPNGIVWQDDKMYFIDSHTGRVQEFAYDVHTGNIDWRRNAVVIPRELGLPDGMAMDEEGMLWIAQWGGCGVYRWNPVTGELLAKIEVPALHVSSCSFGGADMQEMIITTAREGLTAEQLEQYPLSGSVFHAKLPVKGLPVNHFRY, encoded by the coding sequence ATGCAGATATTTCAGTCGGAATTATTTTCAAAAGCATCGTATGAATTGGGTGAAAGTGCATTCTGGTGGCCGGAAAGGGCTACCTGGTGCTGGGTGGACATTCTCGGTTATGCTTTGTACATGGTGGATAAAGAGGGCCATGCACAAAAATTTGATATGGGAGAGTATGTGAGCACGATTGTACCGGTGGAGGGCAGTAATGAGCTGATGCTGGGGCTGAAAGCCCGCGTAGCCAGCTTTACACCGGAGCAGGGTTTGGGAAGAACGTTAGCGGTGCTGGATAATAATCCCAGCCTGCGTTGCAATGACGGCAAGTGTGATCCCGCCGGAAGGCTGTGGATCGGTACCATGCACCTGATCACCCAGGCCGGTACCGGCAGCCTATATTGCCTGGATCAGACCCGGCCACCGGTGATCAAGGTAGCGCAGCTGGATGTTCCCAACGGGATCGTATGGCAGGATGATAAAATGTACTTTATAGATTCCCATACAGGTCGTGTGCAGGAGTTTGCGTATGATGTGCATACCGGTAATATCGACTGGCGGCGCAATGCAGTGGTTATTCCACGGGAGCTGGGCTTGCCGGATGGTATGGCAATGGACGAGGAAGGAATGTTGTGGATAGCCCAGTGGGGTGGTTGCGGCGTGTATCGCTGGAACCCTGTTACGGGCGAGTTGTTGGCGAAGATAGAAGTGCCGGCATTACATGTATCTTCCTGTAGTTTCGGAGGGGCAGACATGCAGGAGATGATCATTACAACGGCCAGAGAAGGACTTACTGCGGAACAGTTGGAACAGTATCCCCTTAGTGGTAGCGTGTTTCACGCGAAACTACCCGTTAAAGGCTTACCTGTCAATCATTTTAGATATTAA
- a CDS encoding DUF2157 domain-containing protein: protein MNIGIFEKLHREGLITDASADKINTAETNRLFSLHWEIKSLLYLGVVLLSTGLGILVYKNIDTIGHQAILLMIALITAGCFVYCYKKSDPFSWQKVNSPNSFFDYALLLGCLTFVTFIGYLQFQYNAFGTAYGLATFIPMVVLFFSAYYFDHMGVLSMAITNLAAWLGISVTPLHVLSGNDFNEYSIIYTGMALGIALIGAGELTRLKALKKHFSFYYHNFGTHIFFIACIAAVISSERAYAAWFLLLAVVAYVIFRQAMREHSFYFVLITVLYAYVGITVMVFKFIFRTGGEESLYGGFTYMIFSAIGIILLLINLNKKIKNDSI, encoded by the coding sequence ATGAACATAGGCATATTTGAAAAACTACACCGCGAAGGATTGATCACCGACGCATCCGCAGACAAGATAAATACCGCTGAAACCAACCGTTTATTCTCCCTCCACTGGGAAATAAAATCTTTATTATACCTGGGCGTAGTACTGCTCAGCACCGGTTTGGGCATCCTCGTTTACAAAAATATTGACACCATCGGGCACCAGGCCATCCTCTTGATGATTGCACTCATCACTGCCGGATGTTTTGTCTATTGCTATAAAAAGAGTGATCCCTTCTCCTGGCAAAAAGTAAACTCCCCCAATTCGTTTTTCGATTATGCGTTGCTGTTAGGTTGTCTCACCTTTGTTACGTTCATCGGTTACCTGCAATTTCAATATAATGCTTTTGGTACGGCATACGGACTGGCCACCTTCATTCCCATGGTGGTCTTGTTTTTTTCGGCCTACTACTTCGATCATATGGGCGTATTGTCCATGGCTATCACTAACCTGGCTGCATGGCTCGGCATTTCGGTAACGCCCCTGCACGTATTGTCCGGCAATGACTTTAATGAATATTCCATCATCTACACCGGGATGGCGCTCGGTATTGCCCTCATCGGTGCGGGTGAACTAACCAGGTTGAAAGCATTGAAAAAACATTTCTCTTTTTACTACCACAATTTTGGTACGCATATATTTTTCATCGCCTGCATTGCTGCTGTCATATCCTCCGAAAGGGCCTACGCGGCTTGGTTCCTGTTGCTTGCTGTGGTGGCTTATGTGATCTTCCGGCAGGCCATGCGCGAACATTCTTTTTACTTTGTACTGATCACCGTGCTTTATGCGTATGTAGGCATCACGGTGATGGTATTCAAATTCATTTTCAGGACAGGTGGAGAAGAAAGCCTGTATGGCGGCTTTACCTATATGATCTTCTCTGCTATTGGCATCATCCTGTTGTTAATTAACCTGAATAAAAAAATTAAAAATGATAGCATATAA
- a CDS encoding PepSY-associated TM helix domain-containing protein yields the protein MVKCTLQVRDTGYTMMVKRKKEAKQQKKSLLRIVVDKLHLWLGLASGIIVLIVSVTGCLFVFQKEINEKIYHKEIFVTPETKGVLPLSVLRQRAQEALGPDKPVSYITTWKDADRAWEFMTYKGNDTALTYFGTVEYYESVMVNPYTGQVTGIIDYKNNFFSIVKYIHWSLLLNTAYGQPIVGWSTFIFVILLITGLIMWWPKRWTKASRQQSFKIKWKASFKRVNYDLHNVLGFYSLLIALVIALTGMVWSFQWFEATVYAVASGTVTPPQIKQPESVKTAVTVTGDPLDIAFQAALPVLKDAKRIFVYPAAYPTGVNTVGGYKGKETYYGADELKFDQYTGKLLGRRNDTHRNRGEKLINMNYDIHVGAIGGLPGKILAFIVSLICASLPVTGFYVWWGKRKKSKKQLVKPIARLSTVPL from the coding sequence ATGGTAAAATGTACCCTTCAGGTACGTGATACCGGTTATACTATGATGGTCAAACGGAAAAAGGAAGCAAAACAACAAAAAAAATCGTTACTACGTATAGTTGTGGATAAGCTGCATCTCTGGCTGGGATTGGCTTCAGGGATTATTGTGCTGATTGTGAGCGTTACCGGTTGTTTGTTTGTTTTTCAGAAAGAGATCAACGAAAAGATTTACCATAAGGAGATCTTTGTGACGCCGGAAACGAAGGGCGTACTGCCCCTGAGCGTATTGCGGCAGCGGGCACAGGAGGCGCTGGGGCCCGATAAGCCCGTATCCTATATCACCACCTGGAAAGACGCGGATCGTGCCTGGGAATTCATGACCTATAAAGGAAATGATACTGCCCTGACCTATTTCGGAACTGTTGAATATTATGAATCTGTCATGGTCAACCCCTATACCGGGCAGGTAACAGGTATCATCGATTATAAAAACAACTTCTTCTCTATTGTAAAGTATATCCACTGGAGCTTATTGCTGAATACCGCTTACGGGCAGCCCATTGTGGGGTGGAGTACCTTCATTTTTGTGATCCTGCTCATCACCGGTCTGATCATGTGGTGGCCAAAGCGGTGGACGAAAGCCAGCCGGCAGCAAAGTTTTAAAATCAAGTGGAAGGCCAGCTTTAAGCGGGTGAATTATGACCTGCATAATGTGCTCGGATTTTATAGTTTGCTGATTGCATTGGTGATCGCATTAACAGGCATGGTATGGTCATTTCAGTGGTTTGAGGCAACCGTGTATGCAGTAGCTTCGGGTACCGTTACGCCGCCGCAAATAAAGCAGCCGGAGTCTGTAAAAACGGCTGTCACCGTTACTGGTGATCCGCTGGATATCGCTTTCCAGGCGGCTTTGCCGGTTTTAAAAGATGCAAAACGTATTTTCGTATATCCGGCAGCGTATCCTACCGGTGTGAACACAGTTGGTGGCTATAAAGGCAAAGAAACTTACTATGGTGCTGATGAACTGAAATTTGACCAGTACACCGGAAAGCTGCTGGGGAGGCGGAACGACACGCACAGAAACCGCGGCGAAAAGCTGATAAATATGAATTACGACATTCATGTAGGCGCTATTGGCGGATTACCCGGAAAAATACTGGCCTTTATAGTGAGCCTGATCTGCGCATCCTTACCGGTAACGGGTTTTTACGTATGGTGGGGAAAACGGAAAAAATCAAAAAAGCAATTAGTGAAACCTATAGCGAGATTGAGTACTGTACCATTGTAA
- a CDS encoding glycosyltransferase family 2 protein, which yields MPSVAVVILNWNGKSFLEKFLPSVCRSTYGNLQLVLADNASSDDSVAFVKEHYPRIRIICNQRNDGFAGGYNDALAHVQADIYVLLNQDVEVESGWIEPVIDMMTKNPAIAACQPKMRAYNQPDEFEYAGAAGGWMDILGYTFCRGRILYTTEKDQGQYDDAQDIFWATGAALFIRAACFHEVGGFDRDFFAHMEEVDLCWRLQRAGYRICYCPDSKVFHVGGGSLPQGNPRKLYLNFRNNLMMLWKNLHSEDRWIVLSQRFFLDMLAAAKSLVAGKPKDMAAIIRAYRDYYRWRSKYVKQDQLPEKKLLKMSGVFHGIMIWRYYFLRHKKFSQLQK from the coding sequence TTGCCATCAGTTGCAGTTGTTATTTTAAATTGGAACGGAAAGTCTTTCCTGGAGAAATTCCTGCCATCTGTTTGCCGTTCTACTTATGGCAATTTACAGCTGGTGCTGGCAGATAATGCATCCTCCGATGATAGTGTTGCTTTTGTAAAGGAGCATTATCCCCGGATCCGGATCATTTGTAATCAACGGAATGACGGCTTTGCCGGCGGCTATAATGATGCCCTGGCGCATGTACAGGCTGATATTTATGTTTTGCTGAACCAGGATGTGGAGGTGGAATCGGGCTGGATAGAGCCGGTGATCGACATGATGACCAAGAATCCGGCTATTGCTGCCTGTCAACCCAAAATGCGGGCTTACAATCAACCGGATGAATTTGAATATGCCGGCGCCGCCGGGGGATGGATGGATATCCTGGGCTACACCTTTTGCCGGGGTCGGATCTTGTATACCACGGAAAAGGACCAGGGCCAGTATGACGACGCACAGGACATTTTCTGGGCTACCGGCGCCGCCCTCTTTATACGTGCCGCCTGTTTTCATGAAGTAGGTGGTTTTGACCGTGACTTTTTTGCACATATGGAGGAGGTAGACCTTTGCTGGCGGCTCCAAAGGGCCGGATACCGCATTTGCTATTGTCCCGATTCCAAAGTATTTCACGTAGGAGGGGGGAGCCTGCCACAGGGAAACCCCCGTAAACTGTATCTCAACTTCAGGAATAACCTGATGATGCTGTGGAAGAACCTGCACAGTGAAGACCGGTGGATCGTGCTCTCCCAGCGTTTTTTCCTGGATATGCTGGCAGCTGCAAAAAGCCTGGTGGCAGGAAAACCGAAAGATATGGCCGCCATTATCCGGGCTTACCGGGATTATTACCGCTGGCGTAGTAAATATGTGAAACAGGATCAGCTGCCGGAGAAGAAATTACTGAAGATGAGTGGTGTTTTTCACGGAATTATGATCTGGCGCTATTATTTCCTGCGACATAAAAAATTCTCGCAGCTTCAGAAATGA
- a CDS encoding ATP-binding protein — protein sequence MFKQYIGWKFVLASIAVIIIVTTIWFVSNLSRKIQEEERKKVATWVEANRELLRASPEANLNLAVEIVTTNTTIPLILTDESGNILDSRNLDSLHIAQNPGYLPSVLKDLKKQHPPFIMEVDAKHKINNYIYYGDSLILKQIRYYPYVQLIVVTLFIAIVLFALSSTNRATQNQVWVGLAKETAHQLGTPLSSMEAWLEILRENEANTMMVTELGKDVDRLKLITDRFSKIGSVPKLEEKDIVQQIENMTSYIRKRAPQKVQFAVHSKEKELSAMISPPLFDWVVENLLKNALDAMEGTGKIDINIESHLTFTTIDITDTGKGISKINFEKVFKPGFSTKKRGWGLGLSLAKRIIEEYHKGRLYVKSSELNKGTTFRILLRK from the coding sequence ATGTTTAAACAGTATATCGGGTGGAAGTTCGTACTGGCCTCCATAGCAGTGATCATCATCGTGACCACTATATGGTTTGTCAGCAACCTGTCGAGAAAAATACAGGAAGAAGAACGAAAAAAAGTAGCCACCTGGGTAGAAGCCAACCGCGAACTGCTGCGGGCCAGCCCCGAAGCCAACCTGAACCTGGCAGTGGAAATAGTGACCACCAATACCACCATCCCGCTCATCCTGACCGATGAAAGTGGCAACATACTGGACAGCCGCAACCTGGACTCCCTCCACATTGCACAAAATCCGGGCTACCTCCCAAGCGTGTTGAAAGACCTGAAAAAACAACACCCGCCCTTCATCATGGAGGTAGATGCCAAACATAAAATCAATAACTACATCTATTATGGCGACTCCCTGATCCTGAAACAGATCCGCTACTATCCATACGTCCAGCTGATAGTAGTGACCCTGTTTATTGCCATCGTACTCTTTGCCCTGTCCAGCACCAACCGTGCCACCCAGAACCAGGTATGGGTAGGACTGGCCAAGGAAACAGCCCACCAGCTGGGCACGCCCCTCTCCTCCATGGAGGCATGGCTGGAAATACTCCGGGAAAACGAGGCCAACACCATGATGGTTACAGAGCTGGGTAAAGATGTGGACCGGCTCAAACTGATCACCGACCGGTTTTCTAAAATAGGCAGCGTTCCCAAACTGGAAGAAAAAGACATCGTGCAGCAAATCGAAAACATGACCAGCTACATCCGCAAAAGAGCCCCGCAGAAAGTGCAGTTTGCCGTTCATTCCAAAGAAAAAGAGCTGTCGGCCATGATCTCCCCACCGCTTTTTGACTGGGTAGTGGAAAATTTATTGAAGAATGCACTGGACGCCATGGAAGGTACCGGGAAGATAGATATCAACATAGAAAGCCATCTCACTTTCACCACTATCGACATCACGGATACGGGTAAAGGCATCTCTAAAATAAACTTCGAAAAAGTATTCAAACCCGGTTTCAGCACGAAAAAGCGCGGATGGGGCCTGGGCCTTTCCCTCGCCAAGCGCATCATCGAAGAATATCATAAGGGAAGGCTCTATGTAAAATCTTCCGAACTAAACAAAGGCACTACTTTCCGCATTCTGCTGCGGAAATAA
- a CDS encoding DUF3800 domain-containing protein, whose translation MRIEYNIYCDESCHLMHNTGKAMVLGAIWCQKSKRHETFKRIREIKTKHGLKQEFEIKWNKVSPAKTDFYLDLVNYFFDDDDLHFRALVIPDKTILDHLAFNQDHDAFYYKMYFDLLKVILSPDCSYNIYIDIKDTRSQNKVDELCNVLRNSHYDYHDQIIKKIQQVHSHEVELLQITDLLTGAIGYLHRGLQGNTAKVKLIEKIKERSGYTLMKSTLYKENKMNVFIWKPRTLTNE comes from the coding sequence ATGAGAATAGAATACAACATATACTGCGATGAAAGCTGCCACCTGATGCATAACACGGGTAAAGCAATGGTTTTAGGTGCCATTTGGTGTCAAAAGTCAAAGAGGCACGAAACATTCAAACGCATCCGTGAAATAAAAACAAAGCATGGCCTAAAGCAGGAATTTGAAATAAAGTGGAACAAGGTATCACCGGCTAAAACAGACTTTTATCTTGATTTAGTGAATTATTTTTTTGATGATGATGATTTGCATTTCAGGGCTTTGGTTATACCGGATAAAACCATTTTGGATCACCTGGCCTTCAATCAGGATCACGATGCCTTTTACTACAAGATGTATTTCGATTTACTCAAAGTCATTCTTTCTCCCGATTGTTCTTACAACATCTACATTGATATAAAAGATACCCGTAGCCAAAATAAAGTAGATGAATTGTGTAATGTTCTTCGCAATAGTCATTATGATTACCATGACCAGATAATCAAAAAGATACAGCAGGTGCATTCACATGAAGTAGAGTTATTGCAAATAACAGACCTGCTGACAGGTGCTATTGGTTATTTGCACAGAGGCTTACAGGGAAATACTGCTAAGGTTAAATTAATTGAAAAAATCAAAGAAAGATCTGGTTATACCTTGATGAAATCCACTTTATACAAGGAGAATAAGATGAACGTATTTATTTGGAAACCGAGAACCTTAACAAATGAATAA
- a CDS encoding DUF2130 domain-containing protein translates to MGTSITCPNCKHQFVMEDAFAADIEKEMRGKMESEWRKRLDALQAEKNSLLSEKSKMAQERQQIETLKQLQEEEIVKRVQAEKKHLQESLTDDLRKSITADFDNQLAMLRETNQDQEAKLKEARKQELDFLRKEQELKSKEQELEIDLQKKLLEARSELSEKIRKEETDRNILKDTEHQLRLRELEKQLEDQRKLAEEMKRRAEQGSTQLQGEAQELVLEEMLRLSFPFDEVTPVGKGVKGADCIQLIRNSLGQECGRIIYESKRTKEFVKDWVEKLKADMRSQGVDVAILVTQTMPKDMDRFGDKEGIWICTFAEVKALAYVLRDGIIKISSSLRTQENKGDKMHMLYAYLTSGEFAEQWKAIREGFMAMKLSIQRERDAMEKLWKAREKQLEKVLLNAAHIKGSIEGIAGSDSVDLKLLEDAADELMD, encoded by the coding sequence ATGGGTACATCTATCACCTGTCCCAATTGCAAACACCAGTTTGTAATGGAGGATGCTTTTGCAGCAGACATCGAAAAAGAAATGCGGGGTAAAATGGAGTCTGAATGGCGCAAGCGCCTGGATGCTTTGCAGGCGGAAAAAAACTCGCTGCTTTCTGAAAAAAGCAAGATGGCGCAGGAGCGTCAGCAAATTGAAACGCTCAAACAACTCCAGGAAGAAGAAATAGTAAAACGTGTGCAGGCGGAAAAAAAACATCTCCAGGAAAGCCTCACAGACGATCTGCGTAAATCTATTACAGCAGATTTCGATAACCAGCTGGCGATGCTCAGGGAAACGAACCAGGACCAGGAAGCAAAGCTGAAAGAAGCACGCAAACAGGAACTGGACTTTTTGCGGAAAGAGCAGGAGCTGAAAAGTAAAGAACAGGAACTGGAAATCGATCTGCAGAAAAAATTATTGGAAGCACGCAGCGAGTTATCAGAAAAGATCCGCAAGGAAGAAACAGACCGCAACATCCTGAAAGATACGGAACACCAACTCCGCCTGCGCGAACTGGAAAAACAACTGGAAGACCAGCGCAAACTGGCCGAAGAGATGAAACGCCGCGCTGAGCAAGGCTCCACACAATTGCAGGGTGAAGCACAGGAACTTGTGCTGGAAGAAATGCTGCGCCTCAGCTTCCCCTTCGATGAAGTAACGCCCGTAGGCAAAGGCGTAAAAGGCGCCGATTGTATTCAGCTGATCCGCAATTCACTCGGACAGGAATGCGGACGCATCATTTATGAAAGCAAGCGCACTAAAGAATTTGTAAAGGACTGGGTAGAAAAGCTCAAAGCCGATATGCGCAGCCAGGGCGTAGATGTAGCCATCCTCGTTACGCAAACCATGCCGAAAGATATGGACCGCTTCGGCGACAAGGAAGGCATCTGGATCTGTACCTTTGCAGAAGTAAAAGCATTGGCCTACGTACTCCGCGATGGTATCATCAAAATTTCCAGCTCCCTGCGCACACAGGAAAATAAGGGCGACAAAATGCACATGCTCTATGCATACCTTACCAGTGGCGAGTTTGCAGAGCAATGGAAAGCGATCCGCGAAGGCTTTATGGCCATGAAATTATCTATCCAGCGCGAACGCGATGCCATGGAAAAATTATGGAAGGCACGCGAAAAGCAACTGGAGAAGGTATTGCTCAACGCCGCCCATATCAAAGGCTCCATCGAAGGTATTGCCGGTAGCGACTCTGTAGACCTGAAATTGCTCGAAGATGCCGCAGATGAATTAATGGACTAA
- a CDS encoding HAD family phosphatase gives MKNPLHTTYNTIIFDLGAVLIDWDPRYLYRKIFTSEEEVAHFLQHVCTADWNEEQDAGRSLEEGTALLVAAHPQYEAQIRAFYGRWKEMLGGAIEGTVQVLQQLKNSGKYKLYALTNWSNETFPLALVEYPFLQLFDGIVVSGKEKQRKPSPAFYQLLLDRYQVAAEKALFIDDNLRNIKAAQEYGIDSIHFNHPDQLKKELLNKNILS, from the coding sequence ATGAAAAATCCGTTACATACCACTTATAATACCATCATTTTTGATCTTGGAGCCGTTCTGATAGATTGGGATCCACGCTATCTGTACCGGAAAATATTCACATCAGAAGAAGAAGTAGCTCATTTCCTGCAACACGTCTGCACAGCAGACTGGAATGAAGAACAGGATGCCGGCAGAAGCCTGGAAGAAGGCACCGCATTACTGGTAGCTGCGCATCCGCAGTATGAAGCACAGATCCGCGCCTTCTACGGCCGCTGGAAAGAAATGCTGGGCGGTGCTATTGAAGGTACGGTACAGGTATTACAACAACTGAAAAACAGCGGTAAATATAAATTGTACGCACTCACAAACTGGTCAAACGAAACCTTTCCGCTGGCGCTGGTCGAGTACCCCTTTCTTCAGCTGTTTGACGGCATCGTTGTATCCGGTAAAGAAAAGCAACGGAAGCCATCTCCGGCCTTCTACCAGCTGCTGCTGGACAGATACCAGGTAGCCGCTGAAAAAGCCCTGTTTATAGATGATAACCTCCGTAATATAAAGGCTGCGCAGGAATATGGAATAGACAGCATCCATTTCAATCATCCTGATCAACTTAAAAAAGAATTATTAAATAAAAATATATTAAGCTAA
- a CDS encoding DUF4136 domain-containing protein: MKKTLFLLSTAAAVVAMMSFSGCRKDPLKDMSNEESRIYITNHDSSTNFSSYSTFSIVDSVAVLSSRSDSAKKALTDYDKKLIASVTASMQQRGYTLVNKAAKPDLGVNLTRIDNSFTNISWNPGWWGGVGYWDPGYWGYPGGGWFWPSYYTVYQVNERQTAIDVFDLKNPKDNKLTAVWNALWRGSGVWDINNVDTMVQTSFAQSPYLTKSN; the protein is encoded by the coding sequence ATGAAAAAAACATTGTTTTTATTAAGCACTGCCGCAGCAGTAGTGGCTATGATGTCGTTTAGTGGCTGTCGCAAGGATCCCTTAAAAGATATGTCCAATGAGGAATCACGGATTTATATCACCAATCATGATAGCAGCACAAACTTTAGCTCATATTCAACTTTCAGCATTGTAGACTCAGTAGCAGTACTCAGCAGTCGCAGTGATTCCGCAAAGAAAGCACTAACAGACTATGATAAGAAACTGATTGCATCAGTTACTGCATCTATGCAACAAAGAGGTTACACACTGGTGAATAAAGCCGCCAAACCCGATCTGGGCGTGAACCTCACCCGTATCGACAACTCGTTCACCAATATATCCTGGAACCCCGGATGGTGGGGCGGTGTTGGATACTGGGATCCCGGATACTGGGGATACCCTGGTGGTGGCTGGTTCTGGCCTTCTTACTACACGGTATACCAGGTAAATGAAAGACAAACTGCCATCGATGTATTTGATCTTAAAAATCCGAAAGACAACAAGCTGACCGCCGTATGGAATGCCCTGTGGCGTGGTTCAGGCGTATGGGACATCAATAATGTGGATACGATGGTGCAAACATCTTTTGCACAATCTCCCTACCTGACCAAAAGCAATTAA
- a CDS encoding outer membrane beta-barrel protein yields MKKIKNWILIFAGCIAAQAVSAQSRPPLSVDVNYSIAQPLGSLKDYSNKTSFRGWSAGLQYMLNDQLSVGIRTGFQDYYERLPRALYPDKTGDVSAVQSRTLQSIPVQATISYAFTKPGSTVIPYGNLGVGAANMNYEKYWGQFVEKNNSWQFMVSPEVGINVPFGKYSPVMFNANVRYNYSPYKYNEITNFNSVQGNIGFKFHLN; encoded by the coding sequence ATGAAAAAGATAAAAAACTGGATATTGATTTTCGCAGGCTGTATCGCAGCACAGGCAGTGTCTGCACAAAGCCGTCCGCCATTGTCCGTAGATGTGAATTATTCTATCGCGCAACCGCTGGGTTCTTTGAAAGACTATAGTAATAAAACAAGTTTCCGCGGCTGGAGTGCCGGGTTACAATATATGCTGAATGATCAGTTGTCTGTAGGTATCCGCACCGGATTCCAGGACTACTATGAAAGATTGCCCCGTGCTCTTTATCCTGATAAAACAGGCGATGTTTCTGCCGTACAATCACGTACGCTGCAATCTATCCCCGTTCAGGCAACCATCAGTTATGCTTTCACTAAACCAGGAAGCACCGTCATTCCTTACGGTAACCTGGGTGTGGGTGCAGCCAATATGAACTATGAAAAATACTGGGGGCAATTTGTAGAGAAGAATAACAGCTGGCAATTCATGGTGAGCCCCGAAGTAGGCATCAACGTGCCTTTCGGCAAATACTCACCCGTGATGTTTAATGCAAATGTGCGCTACAATTATTCGCCTTACAAGTATAATGAGATTACTAATTTCAATTCAGTACAGGGTAATATCGGATTCAAGTTCCACCTGAACTAA